Proteins encoded in a region of the Dreissena polymorpha isolate Duluth1 chromosome 6, UMN_Dpol_1.0, whole genome shotgun sequence genome:
- the LOC127835767 gene encoding uncharacterized protein LOC127835767, with translation MSDLENLFQMGEKSGLSGETLLSFIREREEAERKERAYEREERNREREFKKLEMEREIEMERLRSGSQRGDSRTTSESGTKAKLPKLPNFDDKRDSMDAYLKRFERFAESAGWKKECWGANLSALLQGRALDVYSRLTVAEANDYQKLKDALLKRFNLNEDGFREKFRSSKCESGETASQFVIRLGDYLTNWMCQAGSDETYEGLRDLILREQYLNGCSKGLQVFLKERKFASVTEMADCADRYIEAHEGNGKTGNESRDGVKGKACFVCNGPHLRRDCPRINGRNTMGTNNHRGGNLSGQYSGNGFKSWEPARGGRRPEDKYDRKVSKSSLSACGLSQGKVSLSCGHKLPVMSAACDGPIRENMPECIGWVNGKQIRVLRDTGCSSVVVKRSLVPNHSFTGKVQNCVLLDGTVRQFPTAKVFVETPYFTGKVIAMCVESPVYDLILGNIDGIRDIAIGEYATISEEKKVDETVNEQAAVVTRAQASKEKVSKIKPLKVPTQIKGMNPQMFQEAQKSDPTLQAAREQAMSEEVKQCGKLNTSRYYERNGFLYREFTSPKHNKAEPVCQLVVPKEFRDEIMKIAHESLLGGHLGMQKTLDKVLSQFHWSGVMSDVKRFCTSCDTCQRMTSKGKVSKVPLGEMPLIDTPFKRVAVDLIGPITPVSDRGNRYILTVVDYATRYPEAMALKNIETETVAEALVDIFTRVGVPQEMLSDMGAQFTSGLMKEISRLLSMKQLVTTPYHPQCNGLVERMNGTLKSMIKRMCTERPKDWDKYISPALFAYREAPQASTGFSPFELLYGRTVRGPMQILREMLTQETLSEEVKTVYEYVLDLKERLAETMQFAQEELKKSAGKYKKHFDKKARQRTFSVGERALVLLPTNRNKLLMQWQGPYEIVEKVGESDYRLDVNGHVKTYHANMLKKYVERIGNEAETGQAGLLINIAAAIIEDDKVPSGEKDCLSEYGRFNEEIQCPIIEQSESVEDVKLGENLDAKQCESLQTLLQDFQDVLTDIPGKTNLVEHHIKTTTDDPIRSRPYPVPHAVKETINKEVQEMLRMGVIEPSDSPYRSPVVIVKKPDGTNRFCVDFRKLNQVTVFDAEPMPCQDDIFARLSHCRYFSRIDLSKGYWQIPVSEESKKYTSFATDTGLWQFRRMPFGLACAPAVFSRMMRMLLKDLSGVDNFLDDMFLFTETWEEHLTLIAEVLGRLRNAGLTAKPSKCMLACERLDILGHQVGHGKVEPNPQKVTAIAQAERPRTKTELRSFLGLVGYYRKFIPNFAAVAVPLTDLTKKGKPNTLVWESPHERAFKELKERVTMSPILRMADLGKPFILRTDASNVGLGAVLLQEHEDGKFPVAYASRKLLQRERNYSVVEKECLAVVWGIQKFHTYLYGKKFLLETDHMPLVYLNKAKDSNGRIMRWALVLQAYRFTVVAIKGTENVGADYLSRKSET, from the coding sequence ATGTCTGATTTGGAAAATCTTTTTCAAATGGGTGAAAAGTCCGGTTTGTCCGGGGAAACTTTGCTCTCCTTTATAAGAGAAAGAGAGGAGGCAGAAAGGAAAGAAAGAGCTTATGAGCGTGAAGAGAGAAATAGAGAGAGAGAATTTAAGAAATTAGAAATGGAGAGAGAAATTGAGATGGAAAGATTACGTAGTGGGTCACAGAGGGGTGATAGTCGTACTACTAGTGAGAGTGGTACTAAGGCTAAGTTGCCAAAGTTACCCAATTTTGATGACAAGCGTGATAGCATGGATGCATATCTCAAAAGATTTGAGCGATTTGCAGAGAGTGCTGGATGGAAGAAGGAATGTTGGGGTGCAAATTTGAGTGCACTGTTGCAGGGGCGTGCCCTGGATGTGTATTCGAGACTCACAGTTGCTGAGGCTAATGATTATCAGAAACTTAAGGATGCCCTGCTAAAAAGGTTCAATCTCAACGAAGATGGTTTCAGGGAAAAGTTTCGTAGTAGTAAATGTGAATCAGGGGAGACAGCGTCTCAATTTGTAATTCGATTGGGAGATTACTTAACCAATTGGATGTGCCAGGCTGGGTCTGACGAAACCTATGAGGGTTTAAGAGATTTGATTTTACGTGAGCAATACTTGAATGGGTGCTCAAAGGGACTGCAAGTGTTCTTAAAGGAGCGTAAGTTTGCTTCAGTAACAGAGATGGCCGATTGTGCAGATCGGTATATTGAGGCCCATGAGGGCAATGGCAAAACGGGGAATGAATCTAGAGATGGTGTGAAAGGTAAGGCTTGCTTTGTTTGCAATGGACCACATTTACGTAGAGACTGCCCGAGGATAAATGGTCGGAACACCATGGGCACAAACAACCATAGGGGTGGTAACCTATCAGGCCAGTATTCAGGTAATGGTTTCAAAAGCTGGGAACCAGCAAGAGGTGGAAGAAGACCTGAAGACAAGTATGACCGAAAGGTAAGTAAATCTAGTTTGTCGGCGTGTGGCCTATCCCAAGGAAAGGTAAGTCTGTCATGTGGTCACAAATTACCTGTCATGTCGGCAGCGTGTGATGGACCTATTCGGGAAAATATGCCGGAGTGCATAGGATGGGTCAACGGAAAACAAATTCGTGTCTTGAGGGATACTGGATGTTCATCAGTGGTGGTAAAGAGGTCTCTTGTACCAAACCACAGTTTTACTGGGAAAGTTCAGAATTGTGTCTTACTTGATGGAACAGTGAGACAATTCCCCACGGCAAAAGTGTTTGTGGAAACACCTTATTTTACAGGTAAGGTTATTGCCATGTGTGTTGAAAGTCCAGTATACGACTTGATATTGGGGAATATTGACGGAATCAGAGATATTGCAATTGGAGAATATGCGACCATATCAGAAGAGAAGAAAGTGGATGAAACGGTGAACGAACAGGCAGCAGTAGTCACCAGAGCTCAGGCTTCAAAAGAAAAGGTAAGCAAAATCAAACCGTTAAAGGTGCCAACACAGATCAAGGGGATGAATCCACAGATGTTTCAAGAAGCACAGAAAAGTGACCCAACTCTTCAAGCTGCCCGGGAACAAGCAATGTCGGAAGAGGTAAAGCAGTGTGGAAAACTGAATACTTCTCGGTATTATGAACGCAATGGATTCTTGTACCGTGAATTTACGTCTCCAAAACATAACAAGGCAGAACCTGTTTGCCAGCTTGTTGTCCCTAAGGAATTTCGAGATGAAATCATGAAGATAGCTCATGAGAGTTTATTAGGAGGACATCTAGGAATGCAGAAAACATTGGATAAAGTACTGTCACAATTTCATTGGTCTGGTGTAATGTCAGATGTGAAACGTTTCTGTACCTCCTGTGATACCTGTCAGAGGATGACATCAAAAGGAAAAGTTTCCAAGGTTCCGTTGGGAGAAATGCCATTAATAGATACACCATTTAAACGCGTGGCTGTTGATCTGATTGGACCTATTACACCAGTTAGTGACAGAGGGAACCGGTACATATTAACGGTGGTTGACTACGCTACAAGATATCCGGAGGCGATGGCATTGAAGAACATTGAGACAGAAACCGTTGCAGAGGCATTAGTAGACATTTTCACTCGAGTTGGAGTTCCACAAGAAATGCTTAGTGACATGGGAGCACAGTTTACATCTGGACTCATGAAGGAGATAAGTAGGCTGTTGTCAATGAAACAGTTAGTGACTACACCATACCATCCCCAGTGTAACGGGTTAGTGGAAAGAATGAATGGCACGCTGAAGTCCATGATAAAGCGTATGTGTACAGAGCGACCCAAGGACTGGGACAAGTACATTTCGCCAGCCTTGTTCGCATACAGAGAAGCCCCACAGGCAAGCACAGGGTTTTCTCCATTTGAACTGCTCTACGGGAGAACAGTAAGAGGACCAATGCAAATATTAAGAGAGATGTTGACACAGGAAACCCTTAGTGAAGAGGTAAAAACTGTTTATGAATACGTTTTGGACCTAAAGGAAAGGCTAGCAGAAACAATGCAATTTGCACAAGAAGAACTGAAGAAATCTGCTGGAAAATACAAGAAACACTTCGATAAGAAAGCGAGGCAAAGAACATTTTCAGTAGGAGAGCGAGCTCTAGTTCTGTTGCCAACAAACCGAAACAAATTGCTCATGCAGTGGCAAGGGCCATATGAAATTGTAGAGAAAGTTGGTGAATCAGACTACCGACTTGACGTCAATGGTCATGTGAAGACATACCATGCCAATATGTTGAAGAAATATGTGGAGAGAATTGGCAATGAGGCTGAAACTGGTCAGGCTGGATTACTGATAAATATCGCAGCGGCCATTATTGAAGACGACAAGGTACCAAGTGGTGAGAAGGACTGTTTAAGTGAGTATGGTCGATTTAATGAAGAGATACAATGTCCTATAATAGAACAATCAGAATCTGTTGAAGATGTCAAACTTGGTGAAAACCTAGATGCCAAACAATGCGAATCTTTGCAAACATTACTTCAAGACTTCCAAGACGTGTTAACTGACATTCCTGGGAAAACCAATTTGGTAGAACACCATATTAAAACAACTACAGATGATCCAATTCGTTCAAGGCCATATCCTGTTCCACATGCTGTGAAGGAGACCATAAACAAAGAAGTTCAGGAGATGTTAAGAATGGGTGTCATTGAACCATCAGATTCACCATATAGATCACCAGTCGTTATAGTGAAGAAACCAGATGGCACTAATAGATTTTGTGTGGACTTTCGCAAGTTAAATCAGGTCACAGTCTTTGATGCTGAGCCAATGCCATGTCAGGATGACATTTTTGCACGCTTATCCCACTGTCGTTACTTTTCGagaattgatttgtcaaaggggTACTGGCAGATTCCAGTTTCCGAGGAAAGCAAAAAGTATACTAGCTTTGCAACTGACACCGGGCTATGGCAGTTTCGAAGAATGCCATTTGGACTGGCATGCGCACCCGCTGTCTTCAGCAGAATGATGAGAATGTTGCTGAAAGACCTTAGTGGAGTGGATAACTTTTTAGACGATATGTTCCTGTTCACCGAGACATGGGAGGAGCATCTTACGTTGATTGCAGAAGTCTTAGGGCGCCTGCGAAATGCTGGACTGACGGCAAAGCCTAGCAAGTGCATGTTGGCTTGTGAGAGACTTGATATCTTAGGACACCAAGTAGGGCACGGAAAAGTGGAACCAAACCCACAGAAGGTTACAGCAATAGCTCAAGCCGAAAGACCACGAACCAAGACTGAACTTCGATCCTTCTTAGGGCTGGTAGGTTATTATCGTAAGTTCATACCAAACTTTGCTGCTGTGGCTGTACCACTTACCGACCTCACCAAGAAAGGTAAACCCAATACCTTGGTTTGGGAATCACCTCATGAAAGGGCATTCAAGGAATTGAAGGAACGAGTGACGATGTCACCAATTCTCCGAATGGCAGATTTAGGTAAGCCATTTATTCTACGTACAGACGCCTCTAATGTAGGTTTAGGGGCAGTACTTCTGCAAGAACATGAGGATGGTAAGTTTCCGGTAGCATATGCAAGTCGTAAATTGCTGCAAAGGGAAAGAAATTATTCGGTGGTTGAGAAAGAATGCCTTGCAGTTGTGTGGGGAATACAGAAATTCCACACATACTTATATGGTAAGAAGTTTCTGTTAGAAACAGACCACATGCCACTGGTATATCTGAACAAGGCAAAGGATTCTAATGGCAGAATCATGCGTTGGGCTCTTGTTTTGCAGGCTTACCGGTTCACTGTTGTTGCTATAAAGGGAACTGAAAATGTCGGGGCTGATTATCTCAGTCGAAAATCTGAAACATGA